In Geotalea uraniireducens, the genomic window GCAATCATCATCTGTTCGCCCAACAACCCGACCGGGGTCATCTACCCCGCCGCCAGCCTCGACGAGCTCGGCGCCATGCTGGCCCGCAAGGAACAGGAACTGGACCGGCAGATTTACGTCATTTCCGACGAACCGTACGCCCGGATCGTCTATGACGGCAAAGAGGTGCCGAACATCTTCCGCCACGTGCGAAGTTCGATAATTGTCACCTCCCACAGCAAGGATCTGGCGCTCCCCGGCGAACGGATCGGCTACCTGGCGGCCAACCCCCGGGCACACAAGGTCGAGCAGTTCATGGAAGGGGCGATCTTCAGCAACCGGGTCCTCGGCTTCGTCAACGCACCGGCGCTGATGCAGCGGCTGGTCGCCAAGCTGCAGCGCGCCTCGGTCGACATCGACCTCTACCGGCAGAAGCGCGATCTCCTCTACGACAACCTCACCGCCATGGGCTTCGAAATGGTCAAGCCCGACGGCGCCTTCTACCTCTTCCCGAAGTCACCGCTGGCCGACGACATCGAATTCGTCAAATTGGCCCAGCAGCACCTCATCCTGCTCGTTCCCGGCGCCGGCTTCGGCGCTCCCGGCTATTTCCGGATCGCCTACTGCGTGGACAAGGGGATGATCGAGCGGAGCCTCCCCGCCTGGCGGGAACTGGCCCGCGCCGCCGGCCTGGCGGGCTGATCCCTCAATCGAGCAGCACGATCTGCAGGTCCATCACGTTGGTACCGGTCGGCCCGGTAATGAACAGTCCGCCGGTCCGGGCGAAAAATCCGTAGGAATCGTTGTCGGCCAGGCAGGCGACGGGATCGAGCCCCAGCGCCTTCGCCCGGCTGACGGTGCTGCCGTCCGCCATGGCGCCGGCGGCATCGGTCGGACCGTCGCTGCCATCGGTGCCGGCGGAGAGGAGCGAGATACCGGACCGGCCGGCGATCTCCCGGGCAAAGGCAAGGGCAAGCTCCATATTCCGCCCGCCGCGGCCGGCACCGGTGACGGTGACGGTCGTCTCGCCGCCGGCCAGAAGGCAGAGTTTCGTCCCGGGGCTGCCAAGTCGGAAGGACCTCGCCTGCTCCGCCAGCCAGCGACCGGCCGTCACCGCCTCGCCGGCCAGCGCATCGCTGACGATGACCGGCCGGTAGCCGAGCTGTTCGGCCCGGCGCCGGGCGGCGGCGAGCGCCAAGCGATTGCTGCCGATGATCCGGTTGCTGACGGCAGCAAAGAGCGGCTCGCCGGGCTTGGGGGTCTCGGAGAGCCGGCCGGCAGCCCCGGCGGACAGGTGGGCACTGACGGCGACGGGAACCTGCCCCGTCAAACGATAGCGGTCGAGCACCGCCAGGGCATCGTGGTAAGTGGTCGGATCGGGGGCGGTCGGCCCAGAGGCAATAACATCGAGCCGGTCGCCGATCACGTCGGAAAGAATCAGGGCGGAAAGCGCCGCCGGCCGGGCCAGCGCCGCCAGTCGCCCCCCCTTGACCAGCGACAGGTGTTTCCGGACGGCGTTGAGTTCGTCGATGGCGGCACCGGCGCGGAGCAACAGCGCCGTGGTCTGCAGCTTGTCGGCCAGGGAAAGCCCGGCCGCCGGGGCCACCAGCAGCGCCGAACCGCCCCCGGAAATGAGCGTCACCAGCAGAGTCCCGGCAGCGGCGCCGGCAACGAGCGCCTGCAACCGGCGGGTCGCGGCGACACCGGCTGCATCGGGGAGGGGATGGCCCGCCTCAGCGCACGCCAACCGGCTCAACGGCCGGCCGCCATGACCGTAACGGGTGATGAGCAACCCGTCGCTAACCAGCTCGCCCAACTGCTCTTCGATGGCTCGCCCCATCGCCGGCGCCGCCTTGCCGAAGCCGACCACCACCAGCCGGGTGAAGCCCCCAGACCGGTAGCGCTCCCGCACGACGGCCGCCTCCCGGCCGACCGCGACCGCGGGATCAACGGCCGCCAGTGCCGCGGCAAAGATCTCCCGCAGCGCTGGTGCGCCGGCAACGCCCTCACCGCCGGCCGTTTCGTCGATCATCCCGTCCTCCCGATATAAAAAGGGCCATAGCCGCCCGGCCATGGCCCTGTCGCTGCCGCAGCGCCCCTACAGGCCGAGCGCCTCCAGCATCGCCGCGCCCATCCTGGTCGGGCTGGTGGCAACAGCCACGCCGCATTCGGCAAGGGTGCGGATCTTGTCCTCAGCCCTCCCCTTCCCGCCGGTAATGATCGCCCCGGCATGGCCCATCCGTTTTCCCGGCGGCGCGGTAACCCCGGCGATGAACGCTGCCACCGGCTTCTTCATCTTTTCCCGGATCCAGTGGGCGGCATCCTCTTCGGCGGTACCGCCGATCTCGCCGATCATGAAGACCCCGTCGGTATCCGGATCGTCGTTGAACATACCGAGCACGTCGATAAACTTCATGCCGATGATCGGGTCGCCGCCGATGCCGACGCAGGTGGACTGGCCGAGTCCGGCGTCGGTGATCTGCTTGACCGCTTCGTAGGTCAGGGTACCGCTGCGGGAAACGACGCCGATCCGTCCCGGCTTGTGGATATAGCCGGGCATGATCCCGACCTTGCATTCGCCGGGGGTGATCAGCCCCGGGCAGTTGGGGCCGATCAGCAGCGTGCTGCTCCCCTCGATGGCCCGCTTGGCCAGCACCATGTCCTGCACCGGAATCCCTTCGGTAATGCAGACCGCCACTTCGATGCCGGCATCGGCCGCTTCGAGGATGGCATCGGCGGCCCCCGGCGGCGGGACGAAGATCATCGAGACGTTGGCGTTGGTATAATGGACCGCTTCTTCGACGGTATTGAAGACCGGAATCCCCTCGATGTGAATCCCTCCCTTGCCGGGGGTAACGCCGGCCACGATCTTGGTGCCGTAATCGCGGCACTTCTGGGTATGGAACAGACCGCTCCGGCCGGTGATCCCCTGGACGACGACTTTCGATTCTTTATTGATCAGAATGGACATATGATTTCTCCGTGGACGCGAATTGGGGGAGTGGTTCAGCCCAGCATGGCGACGATCCGGGCAGCACCGTCGCCCAGGCTGTCCGCCGTCTGCACGTTGAGCCCCGACCCGGCGAGCAGTTGCTTCCCTTCCTCAACCTGGCTGCCGTCCATCCGCACGACGATCGGCAGGGTGCAGTTCACCTCGGAAGCAGCCTCGATAATCCCGTGGGCAATGACGTCGCAGCGCATGATCCCACCGAAGATGTTGACGAACACCCCCCTGACGTCCGGGTCCTGGAGGATGATCTTGAATGCCTCCGCTACCTTCTCGCGGGTCGCGCCGCCACCGACGTCGAGGAAGTTCGCCGGTTCGCCGCCGAACTCCTTGAGCACGTCGAGGGTGGCCATCGCCAGCCCGGCGCCGTTGACCATGCAGCCGATGCTCCCCTGGAGCTTGATATAGGAGAGGTCGAATTTGCTGGCGGTAATCTCCAGCGGATCGAGCTGCGAATAGTCGAGCATGTCGGGATATTCCAGATGGCGGAACAGCGCATTGTCGTCGAAATTGATCTTCGCATCCATCGCCAGCAGCCACCCCGCCTTGGTCACCACCAGCGGGTTGATCTCCACCAGCGAGCAGTCCTTTTCCTGGCAGAGCTTGTAGAGGTTGAGGATCAACTGGACACAGTCCTCGCAGATTCCCCCGGCGAGGCCGAGGGCCAGGGCGATCTTCCGGGCCTGGAACGGCCGCAGGCCGGTAAACGGGTCGACGGTCAGCTTGTGGATCTTCTCCGGCGAGCGGCGGGCCACCTCCTCGATCTCCACCCCCCCTTCCGCCGAAGCGATCAGGCAGTAGCGGGAACTGTTCCGGTCCAGGGTGATGGAGAGGTAGAATTCCCGGGAGATCTCCACCGCCTCTTCGACCAGTATCCGCCGGACCTTGAGTCCTTCCGGGCCGGTCTGGGGCGTCACCAGCCGCCGGCCGAACAGCTCCTTGCCCAGTTCCTGGGCCTGTTCCGGGTGGTGGACCAGCTGCACGCCCCCCGCTTTCCCCCGGCCACCGGCATAGATCTGGGCCTTGACCACGCACCGCCCCCCCATCATCTTCGCCGCCCGTTCCACCTGGTCCGAAGTCAGAGCAACCCGCCCCCGCGGCACCGGGATGTCGTAGGCGTTGAGGATTTCCTTGGCCTGATACTCATGAATGTTCATAAGCCGCTCCATTTAGTTTTAATAAATTTTTTTATCTATACCATAATCCAGAAAAAGATCAACGGGCGGCGCAACGCCCGGCAACCCGTGCGCATTTCCCCCTTCCTCCCCGCTCGGCGCGGGGAGACGCGAAATGTGTTTACTTGGCTGGCTAAGACTCTATAATAATAGCAGAAAATTTTTGGAGAATCGTCCGTGGCCACCACCTACAACGAAGAGCTCATCGCCAGGGGAATCAGCGCCATCAAGAGCGGCAATACGGCTGAAGCCCTCAACTGCTTCGAAGAAGCGGTCAAAATCCACAGTACCCCGGCCAACTGGTCGTACCTGGCTTTCTGCCTTGCCCGGGAGCGGCGGCAGTTCGACTACGCCATCCGGCTCTGCCGGGAAGCGATCACCCGGGATCCCCACAGTTCGATCCACTACCTGAACCTCGGCAAAGTCTATCTGCTGGCCGGACGGAAGGACGATGCGATCCGCACGTTCCGCCAGGGACTCCTCTACGAAGGGAGCCCAGCCATCATCGGCGAGCTGAAACGGCTCGGCCTGCGCAAGCAACCGGTCATCGGCTTTCTCCGCCGGGAAAACCCGCTTAATAAATATCTCGGCATCGCCCTGAAAAAGTTGAGGCTTTGTTAATTAATTTTGCAGAAGGGGCGTGCCATGCTCAGGAAGCTGGAAGTCAGGAGCAGAGCCAGAAGCGAGCTGATCGACATTACCGCTCTCGTTAAGGAGCAGGTCAGGCAATCTGCCGTCAAAAACGGCAGCTGCCAGCTGCTCGTCCTCCACACCACTGCCGGCATTACCGTCAACGAGGGAGCAGATCCGGCGGTCCGGCACGATATCGTCGCCTTTCTCGACCGGCTGGTGCCGAAAGAAGCTTACTTTACCCACCGTGAGGGGAATTCCGACGCTCACATCAAGAGCACCCTCACCGGGACGGACCTCTCCCTCTTGATAACCGATGGCGCGCTGCTTCTCGGCACCTGGCAATCGATCTACCTGTGCGAATTCGACGGGCCACGGCTGCGACAGATCGCCCTAAAAATCGTCCCGGACCCCTGACCCGCCGGCAGCACCCTTTTTTGCCGTAGCTTAATTAACTTTACTAAAGCCGGCAGCAAAAATGCCGATAAGTGGTAACAGGGATGTCCTCAACACCTTCGGCTGCTGCCAATTTGTACAGGAACACGCCTTA contains:
- the sucD gene encoding succinate--CoA ligase subunit alpha, giving the protein MSILINKESKVVVQGITGRSGLFHTQKCRDYGTKIVAGVTPGKGGIHIEGIPVFNTVEEAVHYTNANVSMIFVPPPGAADAILEAADAGIEVAVCITEGIPVQDMVLAKRAIEGSSTLLIGPNCPGLITPGECKVGIMPGYIHKPGRIGVVSRSGTLTYEAVKQITDAGLGQSTCVGIGGDPIIGMKFIDVLGMFNDDPDTDGVFMIGEIGGTAEEDAAHWIREKMKKPVAAFIAGVTAPPGKRMGHAGAIITGGKGRAEDKIRTLAECGVAVATSPTRMGAAMLEALGL
- a CDS encoding glycerate kinase type-2 family protein; translation: MIDETAGGEGVAGAPALREIFAAALAAVDPAVAVGREAAVVRERYRSGGFTRLVVVGFGKAAPAMGRAIEEQLGELVSDGLLITRYGHGGRPLSRLACAEAGHPLPDAAGVAATRRLQALVAGAAAGTLLVTLISGGGSALLVAPAAGLSLADKLQTTALLLRAGAAIDELNAVRKHLSLVKGGRLAALARPAALSALILSDVIGDRLDVIASGPTAPDPTTYHDALAVLDRYRLTGQVPVAVSAHLSAGAAGRLSETPKPGEPLFAAVSNRIIGSNRLALAAARRRAEQLGYRPVIVSDALAGEAVTAGRWLAEQARSFRLGSPGTKLCLLAGGETTVTVTGAGRGGRNMELALAFAREIAGRSGISLLSAGTDGSDGPTDAAGAMADGSTVSRAKALGLDPVACLADNDSYGFFARTGGLFITGPTGTNVMDLQIVLLD
- a CDS encoding secondary thiamine-phosphate synthase enzyme YjbQ; protein product: MLRKLEVRSRARSELIDITALVKEQVRQSAVKNGSCQLLVLHTTAGITVNEGADPAVRHDIVAFLDRLVPKEAYFTHREGNSDAHIKSTLTGTDLSLLITDGALLLGTWQSIYLCEFDGPRLRQIALKIVPDP
- the sucC gene encoding ADP-forming succinate--CoA ligase subunit beta, with amino-acid sequence MNIHEYQAKEILNAYDIPVPRGRVALTSDQVERAAKMMGGRCVVKAQIYAGGRGKAGGVQLVHHPEQAQELGKELFGRRLVTPQTGPEGLKVRRILVEEAVEISREFYLSITLDRNSSRYCLIASAEGGVEIEEVARRSPEKIHKLTVDPFTGLRPFQARKIALALGLAGGICEDCVQLILNLYKLCQEKDCSLVEINPLVVTKAGWLLAMDAKINFDDNALFRHLEYPDMLDYSQLDPLEITASKFDLSYIKLQGSIGCMVNGAGLAMATLDVLKEFGGEPANFLDVGGGATREKVAEAFKIILQDPDVRGVFVNIFGGIMRCDVIAHGIIEAASEVNCTLPIVVRMDGSQVEEGKQLLAGSGLNVQTADSLGDGAARIVAMLG
- a CDS encoding pyridoxal phosphate-dependent aminotransferase, yielding MPIATKIAGHIAKSSWIRKMFEEGEQLRQVHGADNVFDFTIGNPDTEPPAQFQQEFLELAHRPITGMHRYMSNAGYQETRAAVAEVLAEAAGFPVGAEHVIMTCGAGGALNVVLKTILNPGEEVIILAPYFVEYKFYIDNHGGVPKEVWTDRTTFQLDIAAIEAAITRKTRAIIICSPNNPTGVIYPAASLDELGAMLARKEQELDRQIYVISDEPYARIVYDGKEVPNIFRHVRSSIIVTSHSKDLALPGERIGYLAANPRAHKVEQFMEGAIFSNRVLGFVNAPALMQRLVAKLQRASVDIDLYRQKRDLLYDNLTAMGFEMVKPDGAFYLFPKSPLADDIEFVKLAQQHLILLVPGAGFGAPGYFRIAYCVDKGMIERSLPAWRELARAAGLAG
- a CDS encoding tetratricopeptide repeat protein, whose translation is MATTYNEELIARGISAIKSGNTAEALNCFEEAVKIHSTPANWSYLAFCLARERRQFDYAIRLCREAITRDPHSSIHYLNLGKVYLLAGRKDDAIRTFRQGLLYEGSPAIIGELKRLGLRKQPVIGFLRRENPLNKYLGIALKKLRLC